A single Gambusia affinis linkage group LG20, SWU_Gaff_1.0, whole genome shotgun sequence DNA region contains:
- the aatkb gene encoding serine/threonine-protein kinase LMTK1 isoform X1, protein MMNAVGLILNSNVSAEIYSLYSSLWISLIPAVFLPGSAAPAGKMLALLGAMCSALFVPGCALSSHFNPDGAPLSELSWSSSLAVVAISFSGLFTFVFLMLACLCCKKGKMGFKEFENVDCDEYHADMSTLASTVSQGTPDVYVLPLTEVSLPTTKQPARSAQLLKSSELTRHSLLYLKEIGHGWFGKVLLGEVNTGLNTTQVVVKELKVSASVQEQMHFLEEAQPYRRLQHPALLQCLAQCTEVTPYLLVMEFCPLGDVKGYLRSCRSSEAINPEPLILQRMACDIASGLLHLHKHNFTHSDLALRNCLLTADISVKIGDYGLAHTKYKDDFYVTSDQTYVPLRWIAPELVDEVHGNLLIADQTQQSNIWSLGVTIWELFELGNQPYRHYSDRQVLTYAVREQQLRLPKPLLKVPLAERWYEVMQFCWLQPDQRPNAEEVLLLLSYLCAKGASEAEEDFERRWNSLRPNAGFNGLHTASTISRDQPSLTSSSFPLLEQFSSGDGYHSESGDDILTVTETSHGLNFEYKWEQADPSYISQESSSTCTQANHHCPDVFYPPGGIVGGCPIESLSHGVSPTYYQPKHLHPPSVLPVLSAHSPSVSSEYYIRIEEPVDCNMDPDYNMCSYSPDYQGSSGSFLTGSADSGECMACPSQTKTMGPYWSADIHKSDLYDSNDSSPAISLTMEPLLGQVSDSSPLRPWESSHYVSYKDRDGGYYYEHSPTLEMNPYLVGSEHSSEHLQESWGSRSLRQALGELENPLGISPSVTSPPEQAYRATYLDTSQTSLLGKNITGGYYDMMGSLRKTMPSHTRHNSHSVSINMKTGGALFIGHRDSDTEEEEEGIFLERHSCNTWPSKHRHSSGGHHRRASHSCRQDSYTDFNYTMPSTDIEDTWPDQHSLAFHSLPKPIDYLEPHQAKDNSACLSLSKHHTMVPSDNCNAYIYLCHEGETQETPSGECCHTHFVDPLTGLLVRNNNYCHSYSHSNYITDKTTDILSSEEMINLSPAPGGPVVSKHTLIKANDCEEYYINPSSEETPREEVIKENLIMQNPPEPRKEEVTLTMTKNSPPPPDNRHVMVSITDPQSELSHTADSGMDQAGSTVSLIDILDCSDEEEDITDDITDVTSGIFADEGNELNASPAFKSLQKQVGTPDSMDSMDLPSAAGSCEGLSPASSQPSSSPKAMDSGYDTENNESPEFVPKESHDTRSQPQGKPTLDTGLEEVQENLEEENKAEVQPSLGQGSILDSSQTEDHIFLPLSDKTPYRDSAYFSDYENEKQSRDEERELQLKEMDHHSDEEKLHVGGKKAEKRKSGEEEELEDGVVNKDFKLEVDHDPTGIAESLPPGTSSTENEEPSDSAFKAEAILDEWPSHEESSALGDWAAEVVGAMEEALGALNGDSASSYKEEKDMEDKTDSVEAGKVEETPMKTNHKRPLGMSGEILHVLPKDEVALQHTANSRRFSSSSPVSPSTPQPPLPATEGRSSPADGEEADEEDTDDSDESDEELRSYSVQEDEESEGECHPVPIVVSDNSEAHKLRSLLKVPSLAAENQEEDHKKKTVSFFDDVTVYLFDQESPTKELVEYGFPLASEGSISGRKSQERPNIAADSSDGNISEESAGFEWEDDFPLLPLPTSSTAADSPPLRAVAKAPEPKPAIQLSRFTVSPSNVSRFSITHISDSDMDSAGGWSLHHLHAPPLSLWRNHD, encoded by the exons GAATTCGAGAACGTGGACTGCGACGAGTACCATGCAGACATGTCCACCTTGGCCTCCACGGTCTCCCAGGGCACTCCGGACGTCTACGTCCTGCCGCTCACCGAGGTTTCCCTGCCGACCACCAAGCAGCCGGCCCGATCTG cCCAGCTGCTGAAGTCCTCTGAACTGACTCGCCACAGTCTGCTCTACCTGAAGGAGATCGGACATGGATGGTTCGGGAAG GTTCTGCTTGGGGAGGTGAACACGGGCCTGAACACCACACAGGTGGTGGTGAAGGAGCTCAAAGTCAGCGCCAGTGTGCAGGAGCAGATGCATTTCCTGGAGGAAGCTCAACCCTACCG CAGGCTCCAGCACCCGGCTCTGCTGCAGTGCCTGGCCCAGTGCACTGAAGTCACTCCCTACCTGCTGGTCATGGAGTTCTGTCCACTG GGGGATGTGAAGGGTTACCTCCGAAGCTGCAGGTCGAGCGAGGCGATCAACCCTGAGCCCCTGATTCTGCAAAGGATGGCCTGTGACATTGCATCAGGACTGCTGCACCTGCACAAACACAACTTCACCCACAG CGACCTGGCTCTGAGGAACTGCCTGCTGACTGCTGACATCTCAGTGAAGATCGGAGATTACGGTCTGGCGCACACAAAGTATAAG GATGATTTCTACGTGACCTCGGATCAGACGTACGTGCCACTGCGCTGGATCGCTCCCGAGCTGGTGGACGAGGTTCATGGAAACCTGCTGATAGCTGATCAGACCCAGCAGAGCAACATCTG GTCTCTTGGTGTGACCATCTGGGAGCTGTTTGAGCTGGGAAACCAGCCCTACAGACACTACTCTGACAGACAGGTCCTGACGTATGCTGTAAGAGAGCAGCAACTGAGACTTCCCAAGCCGCTGCTCAAAGTTCCCCTGGCTGAACGCTG GTATGAAGTGATGCAATTCTGCTGGCTCCAACCTGACCAGAGACCCAATGCAGAGGAAGTCCTCCTGTTGCTCAGCTATCTGTGTGCAAAAGGGGCCAGTGAGGCCGAAGAGGACTTTGAGAGGCGCTGGAACTCTCTGCGTCCCAACGCTGGATTCAACGGTCTCCACACCGCCTCAACAATATCTCGAGACCAACCCTCCTTAACCTCCTCTTCCTTCCCTTTACTGGAGCAGTTTTCATCTGGTGATGGCTACCATTCAGAGTCTGGAGATGACATACTGACAGTCACGGAGACCAGCCACGGGCTGAACTTTGAGTACAAGTGGGAGCAAGCAGATCCATCCTACATATCCCAAGAGTCCTCAAGTACTTGTACTCAGGCCAACCATCATTGTCCAGACGTGTTTTATCCACCAGGGGGCATTGTTGGAGGATGTCCCATTGAGAGCCTAAGCCACGGAGTTTCTCCTACCTACTATCAACCAAAACACTTGCATCCTCCCAGTGTGCTCCCTGTCCTCAGCGCCCATAGTCCCTCAGTAAGCAGTGAATATTATATCCGTATTGAGGAGCCTGTGGACTGTAACATGGATCCAGATTACAACATGTGCTCTTACAGCCCAGACTACCAGGGCAGCAGCGGGAGCTTCCTGACTGGCAGTGCAGACTCTGGTGAATGCATGGCCTGCCCATCACAAACCAAAACTATGGGTCCTTACTGGTCTGCTGACATCCATAAATCTGATCTGTATGACTCCAATGACTCAAGTCCAGCCATCTCCTTGACAATGGAGCCTCTTTTAGGTCAGGTTTCAGACAGCAGCCCCCTTCGACCATGGGAGTCAAGTCACTATGTGTCCTATAAAGACAGAGATGGGGGCTACTACTATGAGCACTCCCCTACTTTAGAAATGAATCCCTATCTGGTTGGAAGTGAGCATTCCAGTGAGCATCTCCAAGAAAGCTGGGGGTCAAGAAGCCTTCGTCAGGCTTTAGGAGAACTGGAGAACCCTCTGGGTATATCCCCATCTGTGACCAGTCCACCTGAACAGGCCTACAGAGCGACATACCTGGACACCAGCCAGACCTCTCTCTTAGGGAAGAACATTACAGGGGGCTACTATGACATGATGGGCTCTTTAAGGAAGACCATGCCTAGTCACACGAGACACAATAGCCACTCAGTCAGTATCAACATGAAGACCGGAGGCGCGCTCTTCATCGGACACAGAGACAGtgacacagaagaagaagaggagggcATATTTCTCGAGAGACACAGCTGCAATACGTGGCCTTCGAAACACAGGCACAGCAGCGGAGGACACCACAGGCGGGCGAGCCACAGCTGCAGACAAGACTCTTACACCGACTTCAACTACACCATGCCAAGTACGGACATCGAAGACACCTGGCCCGACCAGCACAGCCTGGCTTTTCACTCTCTGCCCAAACCCATCGACTATTTAGAGCCACACCAGGCCAAAGATAACAGTGCCTGCCTCAGCCTGAGTAAACATCACACCATGGTGCCCTCAGACAACTGCAATGCCTACATCTACCTGTGCCATGAAGGGGAGACTCAGGAGACACCATCTGGAGAGTGCTGCCACACCCATTTTGTTGATCCACTCACTGGTTTGTTAGTGAGAAACAACAACTACTGTCACAGCTACAGTCACAGCAACTACATCACAGACAAGACCACTGATATTCTCAGCAGTGAGGAGATGATCAATCTATCACCGGCTCCAGGGGGTCCCGTTGTTTCCAAACACACTTTGATAAAGGCTAACGACTGTGAAGAGTACTATATTAATCCTTCATCTGAAGAAACGCCACGAGAGGAAGTaatcaaagaaaatctgatcaTGCAAAATCCACCAGAACCTAGAAAAGAAGAGGTAACTCTGACAATGACTAAAAACTCTCCACCACCTCCTGATAACAGGCATGTGATGGTTTCCATCACAGATCCCCAGTCGGAGCTGAGCCACACAGCTGACAGTGGCATGGACCAGGCCGGCTCCACCGTAAGTCTCATCGACATCCTCGACTGCAGCGACGAAGAAGAAGACATAACAGACGACATCACTGATGTGACTTCAGGCATCTTCGCCGATGAAGGCAATGAGCTGAACGCATCTCCTGCTTTTAAATCTTTGCAGAAGCAGGTAGGAACTCCTGATTCCATGGACTCAATGGATCTGCCGTCTGCTGCTGGATCTTGTGAAGGTCTCAGCCCTGCTTCTTCCCAACCTTCCAGCTCACCTAAAGCCATGGACAGCGGATATGATACAGAGAATAATGAGAGTCCGGAGTTTGTCCCCAAGGAGTCCCATGACACCCGATCACAACCTCAGGGAAAGCCTACCTTGGATACCGGTCTAGAAGAAGTTCAGGAGAACCTGGAGGAAGAGAATAAAGCAGAGGTTCAACCATCATTGGGTCAAGGTTCGATTTTGGACAGCTCACAGACAGAAGACCACATTTTTTTACCACTGAGTGACAAGACTCCGTACAGAGACTCTGCCTACTTTTCAGATTATGAGAATGAAAAGCAAAGTCGAGATGAGGAGAGGGAACTCCAGCTGAAAGAAATGGATCATCACAGTGATGAAGAGAAACTGCATGTCGGAGgaaaaaaggcagagaaaagaaaaagtggagaggaggaagaactAGAAGATGGAGTGGTgaacaaagattttaaacttGAAGTGGACCACGATCCAACAGGAATAGCCGAATCGCTTCCTCCAGGGACAAGCTCGACAGAGAATGAGGAACCTTCAGATTCTGCCTTTAAAGCAGAGGCAATACTGGATGAATGGCCATCCCATGAAGAGAGTTCGGCCTTAGGGGACTGGGCAGCTGAGGTGGTGGGGGCCATGGAGGAAGCGCTTGGTGCCCTCAATGGAGATTCTGCTTCCAGCTATAAGGAAGAGAAGGACATGGAGGACAAAACAGATTCTGTTGAGGCTGGCAAAGTCGAGGAAACaccaatgaaaacaaatcacaaaagGCCATTAGGAATGTCCGGAGAAATCCTGCACGTCTTACCCAAAGACGAGGTAGCGCTGCAGCACACAGCTAACAGCAGGAggttctcttcctcctcaccgGTCTCTCCATCCACCCCACAACCTCCACTTCCTGCGACAGAGGGCCGATCGTCTCCCGCTGACGGCGAGGAGGCCGACGAGGAGGACACCGATGACAGCGACGAGTCGGATGAGGAGCTGCGAAGCTACAGCGTgcaggaggatgaggagagtGAGGGAGAGTGCCACCCCGTGCCCATAGTGGTGAGCGACAACAGCGAGGCTCACAAACTGCGGAGCCTCCTCAAGGTGCCAAGCCTGGCTGCAGAGAATCAGGAGGAAGACCATAAGAAGAAGACGGTTTCTTTCTTTGATGACGTTACCGTCTATCTGTTCGATCAG GAGAGTCCAACTAAGGAGCTGGTTGAGTACGGCTTCCCATTAGCATCCGAGGGTTCGATCTCTGGAAGAAAATCTCAGGAAAGACCTAATATCGCAGCTGATTCTTCAGATGGGAACATCTCGGAGGAGA GCGCAGGGTTTGAGTGGGAGGACGACTTTCCCCTCCTACCTCTGCCTACATCCTCGACAGCAGCCGACTCTCCTCCACTTCGCGCCGTCGCCAAGGCTCCGGAGCCCAAACCGGCCATCCAGTTGTCCCGGTTCACCGTCTCCCCATCCAACGTGTCTCGGTTCTCCATCACTCACATTTCTGACTCTGACATGGACTCGGCAGGAGGTTGGTCGCTTCACCACCTGCATGCACCTCCGCTCTCTTTATGGCGGAATCATGACTGA
- the aatkb gene encoding serine/threonine-protein kinase LMTK1 isoform X4, with amino-acid sequence MMNAVGLILNSNVSAEIYSLYSSLWISLIPAVFLPGSAAPAGKMLALLGAMCSALFVPGCALSSHFNPDGAPLSELSWSSSLAVVAISFSGLFTFVFLMLACLCCKKGKMGFKEFENVDCDEYHADMSTLASTVSQGTPDVYVLPLTEVSLPTTKQPARSAQLLKSSELTRHSLLYLKEIGHGWFGKVLLGEVNTGLNTTQVVVKELKVSASVQEQMHFLEEAQPYRRLQHPALLQCLAQCTEVTPYLLVMEFCPLGDVKGYLRSCRSSEAINPEPLILQRMACDIASGLLHLHKHNFTHSDLALRNCLLTADISVKIGDYGLAHTKYKDDFYVTSDQTYVPLRWIAPELVDEVHGNLLIADQTQQSNIWSLGVTIWELFELGNQPYRHYSDRQVLTYAVREQQLRLPKPLLKVPLAERWYEVMQFCWLQPDQRPNAEEVLLLLSYLCAKGASEAEEDFERRWNSLRPNAGFNGLHTASTISRDQPSLTSSSFPLLEQFSSGDGYHSESGDDILTVTETSHGLNFEYKWEQADPSYISQESSSTCTQANHHCPDVFYPPGGIVGGCPIESLSHGVSPTYYQPKHLHPPSVLPVLSAHSPSVSSEYYIRIEEPVDCNMDPDYNMCSYSPDYQGSSGSFLTGSADSGECMACPSQTKTMGPYWSADIHKSDLYDSNDSSPAISLTMEPLLGQVSDSSPLRPWESSHYVSYKDRDGGYYYEHSPTLEMNPYLVGSEHSSEHLQESWGSRSLRQALGELENPLGISPSVTSPPEQAYRATYLDTSQTSLLGKNITGGYYDMMGSLRKTMPSHTRHNSHSVSINMKTGGALFIGHRDSDTEEEEEGIFLERHSCNTWPSKHRHSSGGHHRRASHSCRQDSYTDFNYTMPSTDIEDTWPDQHSLAFHSLPKPIDYLEPHQAKDNSACLSLSKHHTMVPSDNCNAYIYLCHEGETQETPSGECCHTHFVDPLTGLLVRNNNYCHSYSHSNYITDKTTDILSSEEMINLSPAPGGPVVSKHTLIKANDCEEYYINPSSEETPREEVIKENLIMQNPPEPRKEEVTLTMTKNSPPPPDNRHVMVSITDPQSELSHTADSGMDQAGSTVSLIDILDCSDEEEDITDDITDVTSGIFADEGNELNASPAFKSLQKQVGTPDSMDSMDLPSAAGSCEGLSPASSQPSSSPKAMDSGYDTENNESPEFVPKESHDTRSQPQGKPTLDTGLEEVQENLEEENKAEVQPSLGQGSILDSSQTEDHIFLPLSDKTPYRDSAYFSDYENEKQSRDEERELQLKEMDHHSDEEKLHVGGKKAEKRKSGEEEELEDGVVNKDFKLEVDHDPTGIAESLPPGTSSTENEEPSDSAFKAEAILDEWPSHEESSALGDWAAEVVGAMEEALGALNGDSASSYKEEKDMEDKTDSVEAGKVEETPMKTNHKRPLGMSGEILHVLPKDEVALQHTANSRRFSSSSPVSPSTPQPPLPATEGRSSPADGEEADEEDTDDSDESDEELRSYSVQEDEESEGECHPVPIVVSDNSEAHKLRSLLKVPSLAAENQEEDHKKKTVSFFDDVTVYLFDQESPTKELVEYGFPLASEGSISGRKSQERPNIAADSSDGNISEESAGFEWEDDFPLLPLPTSSTAADSPPLRAVAKAPEPKPAIQLSRFTVSPSNVSRFSITHISDSDMDSAGGSSEDGDKE; translated from the exons GAATTCGAGAACGTGGACTGCGACGAGTACCATGCAGACATGTCCACCTTGGCCTCCACGGTCTCCCAGGGCACTCCGGACGTCTACGTCCTGCCGCTCACCGAGGTTTCCCTGCCGACCACCAAGCAGCCGGCCCGATCTG cCCAGCTGCTGAAGTCCTCTGAACTGACTCGCCACAGTCTGCTCTACCTGAAGGAGATCGGACATGGATGGTTCGGGAAG GTTCTGCTTGGGGAGGTGAACACGGGCCTGAACACCACACAGGTGGTGGTGAAGGAGCTCAAAGTCAGCGCCAGTGTGCAGGAGCAGATGCATTTCCTGGAGGAAGCTCAACCCTACCG CAGGCTCCAGCACCCGGCTCTGCTGCAGTGCCTGGCCCAGTGCACTGAAGTCACTCCCTACCTGCTGGTCATGGAGTTCTGTCCACTG GGGGATGTGAAGGGTTACCTCCGAAGCTGCAGGTCGAGCGAGGCGATCAACCCTGAGCCCCTGATTCTGCAAAGGATGGCCTGTGACATTGCATCAGGACTGCTGCACCTGCACAAACACAACTTCACCCACAG CGACCTGGCTCTGAGGAACTGCCTGCTGACTGCTGACATCTCAGTGAAGATCGGAGATTACGGTCTGGCGCACACAAAGTATAAG GATGATTTCTACGTGACCTCGGATCAGACGTACGTGCCACTGCGCTGGATCGCTCCCGAGCTGGTGGACGAGGTTCATGGAAACCTGCTGATAGCTGATCAGACCCAGCAGAGCAACATCTG GTCTCTTGGTGTGACCATCTGGGAGCTGTTTGAGCTGGGAAACCAGCCCTACAGACACTACTCTGACAGACAGGTCCTGACGTATGCTGTAAGAGAGCAGCAACTGAGACTTCCCAAGCCGCTGCTCAAAGTTCCCCTGGCTGAACGCTG GTATGAAGTGATGCAATTCTGCTGGCTCCAACCTGACCAGAGACCCAATGCAGAGGAAGTCCTCCTGTTGCTCAGCTATCTGTGTGCAAAAGGGGCCAGTGAGGCCGAAGAGGACTTTGAGAGGCGCTGGAACTCTCTGCGTCCCAACGCTGGATTCAACGGTCTCCACACCGCCTCAACAATATCTCGAGACCAACCCTCCTTAACCTCCTCTTCCTTCCCTTTACTGGAGCAGTTTTCATCTGGTGATGGCTACCATTCAGAGTCTGGAGATGACATACTGACAGTCACGGAGACCAGCCACGGGCTGAACTTTGAGTACAAGTGGGAGCAAGCAGATCCATCCTACATATCCCAAGAGTCCTCAAGTACTTGTACTCAGGCCAACCATCATTGTCCAGACGTGTTTTATCCACCAGGGGGCATTGTTGGAGGATGTCCCATTGAGAGCCTAAGCCACGGAGTTTCTCCTACCTACTATCAACCAAAACACTTGCATCCTCCCAGTGTGCTCCCTGTCCTCAGCGCCCATAGTCCCTCAGTAAGCAGTGAATATTATATCCGTATTGAGGAGCCTGTGGACTGTAACATGGATCCAGATTACAACATGTGCTCTTACAGCCCAGACTACCAGGGCAGCAGCGGGAGCTTCCTGACTGGCAGTGCAGACTCTGGTGAATGCATGGCCTGCCCATCACAAACCAAAACTATGGGTCCTTACTGGTCTGCTGACATCCATAAATCTGATCTGTATGACTCCAATGACTCAAGTCCAGCCATCTCCTTGACAATGGAGCCTCTTTTAGGTCAGGTTTCAGACAGCAGCCCCCTTCGACCATGGGAGTCAAGTCACTATGTGTCCTATAAAGACAGAGATGGGGGCTACTACTATGAGCACTCCCCTACTTTAGAAATGAATCCCTATCTGGTTGGAAGTGAGCATTCCAGTGAGCATCTCCAAGAAAGCTGGGGGTCAAGAAGCCTTCGTCAGGCTTTAGGAGAACTGGAGAACCCTCTGGGTATATCCCCATCTGTGACCAGTCCACCTGAACAGGCCTACAGAGCGACATACCTGGACACCAGCCAGACCTCTCTCTTAGGGAAGAACATTACAGGGGGCTACTATGACATGATGGGCTCTTTAAGGAAGACCATGCCTAGTCACACGAGACACAATAGCCACTCAGTCAGTATCAACATGAAGACCGGAGGCGCGCTCTTCATCGGACACAGAGACAGtgacacagaagaagaagaggagggcATATTTCTCGAGAGACACAGCTGCAATACGTGGCCTTCGAAACACAGGCACAGCAGCGGAGGACACCACAGGCGGGCGAGCCACAGCTGCAGACAAGACTCTTACACCGACTTCAACTACACCATGCCAAGTACGGACATCGAAGACACCTGGCCCGACCAGCACAGCCTGGCTTTTCACTCTCTGCCCAAACCCATCGACTATTTAGAGCCACACCAGGCCAAAGATAACAGTGCCTGCCTCAGCCTGAGTAAACATCACACCATGGTGCCCTCAGACAACTGCAATGCCTACATCTACCTGTGCCATGAAGGGGAGACTCAGGAGACACCATCTGGAGAGTGCTGCCACACCCATTTTGTTGATCCACTCACTGGTTTGTTAGTGAGAAACAACAACTACTGTCACAGCTACAGTCACAGCAACTACATCACAGACAAGACCACTGATATTCTCAGCAGTGAGGAGATGATCAATCTATCACCGGCTCCAGGGGGTCCCGTTGTTTCCAAACACACTTTGATAAAGGCTAACGACTGTGAAGAGTACTATATTAATCCTTCATCTGAAGAAACGCCACGAGAGGAAGTaatcaaagaaaatctgatcaTGCAAAATCCACCAGAACCTAGAAAAGAAGAGGTAACTCTGACAATGACTAAAAACTCTCCACCACCTCCTGATAACAGGCATGTGATGGTTTCCATCACAGATCCCCAGTCGGAGCTGAGCCACACAGCTGACAGTGGCATGGACCAGGCCGGCTCCACCGTAAGTCTCATCGACATCCTCGACTGCAGCGACGAAGAAGAAGACATAACAGACGACATCACTGATGTGACTTCAGGCATCTTCGCCGATGAAGGCAATGAGCTGAACGCATCTCCTGCTTTTAAATCTTTGCAGAAGCAGGTAGGAACTCCTGATTCCATGGACTCAATGGATCTGCCGTCTGCTGCTGGATCTTGTGAAGGTCTCAGCCCTGCTTCTTCCCAACCTTCCAGCTCACCTAAAGCCATGGACAGCGGATATGATACAGAGAATAATGAGAGTCCGGAGTTTGTCCCCAAGGAGTCCCATGACACCCGATCACAACCTCAGGGAAAGCCTACCTTGGATACCGGTCTAGAAGAAGTTCAGGAGAACCTGGAGGAAGAGAATAAAGCAGAGGTTCAACCATCATTGGGTCAAGGTTCGATTTTGGACAGCTCACAGACAGAAGACCACATTTTTTTACCACTGAGTGACAAGACTCCGTACAGAGACTCTGCCTACTTTTCAGATTATGAGAATGAAAAGCAAAGTCGAGATGAGGAGAGGGAACTCCAGCTGAAAGAAATGGATCATCACAGTGATGAAGAGAAACTGCATGTCGGAGgaaaaaaggcagagaaaagaaaaagtggagaggaggaagaactAGAAGATGGAGTGGTgaacaaagattttaaacttGAAGTGGACCACGATCCAACAGGAATAGCCGAATCGCTTCCTCCAGGGACAAGCTCGACAGAGAATGAGGAACCTTCAGATTCTGCCTTTAAAGCAGAGGCAATACTGGATGAATGGCCATCCCATGAAGAGAGTTCGGCCTTAGGGGACTGGGCAGCTGAGGTGGTGGGGGCCATGGAGGAAGCGCTTGGTGCCCTCAATGGAGATTCTGCTTCCAGCTATAAGGAAGAGAAGGACATGGAGGACAAAACAGATTCTGTTGAGGCTGGCAAAGTCGAGGAAACaccaatgaaaacaaatcacaaaagGCCATTAGGAATGTCCGGAGAAATCCTGCACGTCTTACCCAAAGACGAGGTAGCGCTGCAGCACACAGCTAACAGCAGGAggttctcttcctcctcaccgGTCTCTCCATCCACCCCACAACCTCCACTTCCTGCGACAGAGGGCCGATCGTCTCCCGCTGACGGCGAGGAGGCCGACGAGGAGGACACCGATGACAGCGACGAGTCGGATGAGGAGCTGCGAAGCTACAGCGTgcaggaggatgaggagagtGAGGGAGAGTGCCACCCCGTGCCCATAGTGGTGAGCGACAACAGCGAGGCTCACAAACTGCGGAGCCTCCTCAAGGTGCCAAGCCTGGCTGCAGAGAATCAGGAGGAAGACCATAAGAAGAAGACGGTTTCTTTCTTTGATGACGTTACCGTCTATCTGTTCGATCAG GAGAGTCCAACTAAGGAGCTGGTTGAGTACGGCTTCCCATTAGCATCCGAGGGTTCGATCTCTGGAAGAAAATCTCAGGAAAGACCTAATATCGCAGCTGATTCTTCAGATGGGAACATCTCGGAGGAGA GCGCAGGGTTTGAGTGGGAGGACGACTTTCCCCTCCTACCTCTGCCTACATCCTCGACAGCAGCCGACTCTCCTCCACTTCGCGCCGTCGCCAAGGCTCCGGAGCCCAAACCGGCCATCCAGTTGTCCCGGTTCACCGTCTCCCCATCCAACGTGTCTCGGTTCTCCATCACTCACATTTCTGACTCTGACATGGACTCGGCAGGAG gaaGCAGTGAAGATGGAGATAAGGAATAA